The following is a genomic window from Deinococcus yavapaiensis KR-236.
GGCTGCTTGACGTCAACGAGACACTCCCGCGGGAAGTGGTGGGCATCGCGCGCGTCCTCGCGGACGCCTCAGCGGAACGCGCGGCCGTGCAAGCGGACTTGGACCGCGTGCCCGACGAGGACGTGTTGCGGCCTCTGCACGAAGAACTCGCCCGGCTCGCCGAGCGAACGCGCGCCGTGCGTCAAGAGCGCGACGAACGCGAAGCGGACCGCGCGGCCCTCGACGCGAAACTCGCTGCGGCGGAAAAGAAACGCGAGCAGGCCCTCGCGGATCTCGAAGCTACCCGCGCCTCCGAACGTCGCTTGGAACTCGCCGCGAAAGGCCAGTTGGTGCTGCGGACCTTCGAGGACGCCTTGGCGCGTCAACGCCTCGAAGCGCTCGAGGGAGCGCTCGTGGCGCGCTTCAACGCGTTGTGCCGCAAAGATCAACTGCTCGACCGCGCGCGCATTGATTCACGCACGTTTCAAGTGCAACTGCGTGCGGCGGACGGCGCGCCGTTGCTGCTCGAGAGCTTCTCCGCCGGCGAGCGGCAGTTATTCGGTTTGTCGTTGCTGTGGGCGCTTCGTGACGTCACGAAGCATGACCTTCCGCTCGTGATCGACACGCCGCTGGGACGTCTTGACCAACTGCACCGAGAGCGGATGATGCGTGACTTCGTGCCCGCCGTGAGCGACCAAGTGGTGCTGCTCACGACGGACGCGGAACTGGACGACGCGTTGTTTGATGCGGTGCGGCCACAAGTGGCGCGCGCATACCGCCTCGCCTTCGACGCGCAGCACGGCGAAACACGTCCAAGTGAAACGTCGCTGCACGCCCCGGCCTTGGCGGGCCGATGAGGAGACCTACATGAGTTTAAACAAGGTGTACGTGGACCGCGAAGCGGATTACCGCTTGCGCGCCCTCAAAGCTCGCACGGGTCTCACCCCGAACTTGTTGTGCCGCCTTGGGTTTTGCTTGTCACTCGCGGAACCTGGCGTGCCCGAACTGGAGTTGTACGCCAACGGTCAAGAACGCGAATTCAACCGCTACACCCTCACGGGTGAATGGGATCCGTTGTTCTTCGCGCTGCTGCGTGAGCGACTGCACCGCGACGGCCTTGACCCGGTGGCGGACTTGGAAGCGCAGTTCAAGGCGCACCTCGGGCGAGGCGTGCAGATGCTGTCGCAACGCGTCAAAACCATGGCAGACCTCGCGGCGCTCATCGTGACGATGCAAGACAAAGCGGGAGGTGTTCGTGCTTGACGCGTCCCGTCCGGTGTACATGGATTACCACGCGACCACGCCCGTGGATGAGCGGGTTGTGCGCGCGATGCTGCCGTACTTCACGGATGTGTTCGCGAACGCCGCGAGCGTTGATCACGAAGCGGGCGCGCAGGCGAACGCCGCCGTGGAGGCCGCTCGGGACCACGTGGCGCGCCTGCTCGGCGCGCGCAGCGACGAAATCGTGTTCACGAGCGGCGCGACCGAAGCGGACAACCTTGCGATTCTCGGGGCGACCGAGAAACTCGCGGATAAAGGCAATCACGTCATCACCACGGTCGCGGAACACAAAGCGGTCCTCGACGCGTGCAAGCACCTTGAGCGTCTCGGGAAACGCGTGACGTACCTGCCTGTGGATGCGTACGGCCGCGTGAATCTCGATGAATTACGCGAAGCCATCACGAACGAGACGGTGTTGATTTCCATCATGGCGGCAAACAACGAAATCGGCACGGTCGCGCCGCTCGCCGAGATCGGCGCGATTGCTCGCGAGCGCGGCGTGCTGTTTCATACGGACGCCACGCAGGCCGTCGGGTACATCGACATCGACGTCGTGAAGCAGCACATTGACCTCTTGTCGCTTTCCGCCCACAAGTTTTACGGCCCGAAAGGGGTGGGGGCATTGTACGTGCGCAAACGCGGCAAGCGCGTGCGTCTCGCGCCGCAACTGCACGGCGGCGGACACGAGCGTGGCATGCGCAGCGGCACCCTCAACGTGCCGGGCATCGTCGGGCTGGGCGCCGCGGCCGACATCGCCCGCAAAGAACGCGAAGCGCTCGCGGCCCGCCTGCGGCACCTGCGTGACCGCTTGTGGCACGCGTTGCAAGCGGCCGTTCCGGGCGTTGAACTCAACGGACACCCGACCGAGCGTCTTCCGCACAACCTCAGTGTCTTCATTCCCGGCGTGGAAAGCCGGTCGCTGCTCGTGCAAACGAAGCGTGACGTGGCGCTTTCCACCGGGTCGGCATGCACCACTGCGTCGGTGGAGCCGTCGCACGTGCTGTTGGCATTGGGTTTCGGCGAAAACCGCGCGCATCAATCTGTGCGTTTCGGGTTGGGTCGAGGCACGACCGAAGCGGAGGTGGACTTCGTCGCAGCTCGCGTCGCAGACGCGGCAGCTCGCTTGAGACAGTTGGTGGCTTCGTGACGACGACCGACGTGACGAGCGCCCTCGAGAAGATTCGCGACGCGCAAGCGCTGCAGCGCCGCATCGTGCAAGATCTGCTCGATGATCAACTGCACGATGAAACGCGGGTGCTCGTCACGGCGGGCCGCATGGGCGTCACGACGTCCTACGTCGGCACCGTCAGTTTCCGCTGGATCGACCGGAACGTCAAAATTTTCACGCAACTCGACCTCATCCGCAACCGCCTCGATGACCGCGGGCAATTCGTGCTGGACAACGAAAGCATCGACGAATTGCAGCAACGCGCGCCTGACTGGTCTCGCCAAGCGGTCCTCGTGCATTACTTGCTGCGCAACCGCGCCCGAAAGTTTCCCGCGATGCTGCTCGTGGTGTCCGAAGCATGGGTGAACGACCCGGCCGCGCCCGAATGGAACGCGGAAGGCCGCGCCACGAAAGCCTCCGTGCCGTTCGCGCGGCTCGACGGGCAGGGCCGCGTGGGACTCGTCGAACTTCGCCGCGGCGTCACGGTGTACGTCGTGGACGGTCAGCACCGTCTGATGGGCATTCAAGGCTTGTTGGAGTTGCTGCGCACCGGTCACTTGGATTTACGCGCCGCGAACCGCAAACCCACGGGCGTGGAAAGCCTCGAGCAACTCAAAGTCAGCCTCGGCTTGACCGACGCGGATATCGCCAGCGTCGAAGACGAAACGATGGGCGTGGAATTCATCCCGGCGGTCATGCAAGGCGAAACGCGCGAGGACGCGCGCCGCCGCGTGCGCTCGACCTTCGTGCACGTCAACAAAACGGCTCGGCCACTCACGCACGGTGAGCTCGCCGCGCTCGACGAGGAAGACGGCTTCGCGATCGTGGCGCGCACGATCGCGCGTCAGCACCCGTTGTTCAAGAAAGAAGAAAGCGGAGACCGCGTGAGCCTCAAGACGACGGCGCTGCCCGACCGCAGCAAATGGCTCACGGCCCTCGCGACGCTCACGGACATGGCGCGCGGATACCTCGGGGCGGCCGCGCCTTTTCGCGCGTGGGTGCCGCGCCGCAAAGATGAACTGGCCACGCGGCCTGACGAAACCGAATTGGAGGACGCCACGCGCCGCTTTCGCGAATTTTGGGATGGCGTGGCGAGCTTGCCGAGCTTCGCGTCCATTCAAAAGGGCGAAGCGACGATCGACGAATGGCGGCAATTTCCGACGCGCGCCAAAGGCAAAAGCGTCGGGCACGGTCACCTCCTCATGCGTCCGGTCGGGCAAAGTATCCTTGCGGACGCCGTCGGGAAGTTGCACCGCAACGGCCAAGGCGTTCCGCTCGCGGACCTCGTGTCGCGGTTGCGCCGCCTTGACGAAGCGCACTTGTTCGACCGCGTTGACGCGCCCACCAGTCCTTGGTACGGCGTTGTGTACGACCCCGTCGGGCAGCGCATCGTGCTGTCCGGCCGAGACGCGGGCGTGTTGATTCTCACGCACCTGCTTGGCGGAGAAAGCGCCCTCACGCCTGCCGAGCGCGCCCGCCTTCTCGAGCAGTACCGGAAACTCCGCACGGTGCCCGGTGAAAACGGCGCTGCCCTGTACTGGAACGCCAGCGGGGACCGCGTGGCGTCACCGGACGCGATCGAGTTGCCTCGCGCGCCCGAAGGCACCGCGTGACCACCCTTTCTGCGTTCGATGCCCGGCCTCTAGTGGCGCAATTGGAGGACGTGCGCGCCGCGTACCTTGCCGATGA
Proteins encoded in this region:
- the dndE gene encoding DNA sulfur modification protein DndE; its protein translation is MSLNKVYVDREADYRLRALKARTGLTPNLLCRLGFCLSLAEPGVPELELYANGQEREFNRYTLTGEWDPLFFALLRERLHRDGLDPVADLEAQFKAHLGRGVQMLSQRVKTMADLAALIVTMQDKAGGVRA
- a CDS encoding cysteine desulfurase family protein; this translates as MLDASRPVYMDYHATTPVDERVVRAMLPYFTDVFANAASVDHEAGAQANAAVEAARDHVARLLGARSDEIVFTSGATEADNLAILGATEKLADKGNHVITTVAEHKAVLDACKHLERLGKRVTYLPVDAYGRVNLDELREAITNETVLISIMAANNEIGTVAPLAEIGAIARERGVLFHTDATQAVGYIDIDVVKQHIDLLSLSAHKFYGPKGVGALYVRKRGKRVRLAPQLHGGGHERGMRSGTLNVPGIVGLGAAADIARKEREALAARLRHLRDRLWHALQAAVPGVELNGHPTERLPHNLSVFIPGVESRSLLVQTKRDVALSTGSACTTASVEPSHVLLALGFGENRAHQSVRFGLGRGTTEAEVDFVAARVADAAARLRQLVAS
- a CDS encoding DGQHR domain-containing protein: MTTTDVTSALEKIRDAQALQRRIVQDLLDDQLHDETRVLVTAGRMGVTTSYVGTVSFRWIDRNVKIFTQLDLIRNRLDDRGQFVLDNESIDELQQRAPDWSRQAVLVHYLLRNRARKFPAMLLVVSEAWVNDPAAPEWNAEGRATKASVPFARLDGQGRVGLVELRRGVTVYVVDGQHRLMGIQGLLELLRTGHLDLRAANRKPTGVESLEQLKVSLGLTDADIASVEDETMGVEFIPAVMQGETREDARRRVRSTFVHVNKTARPLTHGELAALDEEDGFAIVARTIARQHPLFKKEESGDRVSLKTTALPDRSKWLTALATLTDMARGYLGAAAPFRAWVPRRKDELATRPDETELEDATRRFREFWDGVASLPSFASIQKGEATIDEWRQFPTRAKGKSVGHGHLLMRPVGQSILADAVGKLHRNGQGVPLADLVSRLRRLDEAHLFDRVDAPTSPWYGVVYDPVGQRIVLSGRDAGVLILTHLLGGESALTPAERARLLEQYRKLRTVPGENGAALYWNASGDRVASPDAIELPRAPEGTA